From the genome of Uranotaenia lowii strain MFRU-FL chromosome 1, ASM2978415v1, whole genome shotgun sequence, one region includes:
- the LOC129739668 gene encoding structural maintenance of chromosomes protein 1A isoform X1 produces the protein MVHSAFLQFIEVENFKSYRGKVTIGPLKKFSAVIGPNGSGKSNFMDAISFVMGEKTTSLRVRKLNELIHGASIGRPISNRAYVTAKFVITDKNGDQEQKSFQRSVIGSSSEYRINGSVVASNTYLQELEQVGINVKAKNFLVFQGAVESIAMKNAKERTALFEEISGSGLLKEEYNKLKHEMQMAEEETQFTYQKKKGIAAERKEAKLEKQEADRYARLRQEFAEKQVQYQLYRLYHNEQEKKRLNEDLQSKQQELASVEKKKEEADEVLKEKKKEAGKIARELAKHEQEIREVESEMSKKHPMFIKAKEKVAHTQKKLDAAMKTLEQARKADEAHQADIKKLEDELAAVENKVKAFEDEIAGDSKKRGSNIHLEKNLVMEYDRLKQKADATSGKYLIKLDSVNREQKSDQDLLDSEINKKAQIEENYKKYDCEKNEAVKRQDKLIDHIKSSKLALEEQNRLKQELSQDVGSSKERILELQTELDDVREQLGDAKIDKHEDARRKKKQEVVELFKQEVPGVYDRMINMCQPTHKRYNVAVTKVLGKYMEAIIVDTEKTARRCIQILKEKMLDVETFLPLDYLQKKPLKERLRNIEEPRNVKLIYDVLKFNPPEIEPAVLFATNNALVCETPDDAMKVAYEIDRSRYDALALDGTFYQKSGIISGGSHDLARKAKRWDEKHMAQLKAQKERIMDELKEVMKKTRRQGELTTVESQIRGLENRLKYSQNDLDASKKTIKDYDKKLEQLQRELDQVGPKVSEIERRMQQRDLKIQEIKEKMNNVEDDVYAEFCTRIGVANIRQFEERELVLQQERAKKRAEYEQQIDRINNNLEFEKSKDTSKNVQRWERAVQDDEDSLETFRQTEIRHRQEIEKDKERIEQMKTDKNIKKGAVDQMEEEMAKCRRDVQQQAKELAVVNQHVSTIESKIESMKNKRHNLLMSCKMDAIEIPMKRGTMDDIAQQNSDNQSETTPLSTIYERESRIEIDYSSLPKNLTNPTEADQIKKIGDGLAKELQSKLDTLEKIQTPNMKAMQKLDRVTEKIQSTNEEFEAARKKAKKAKGAFEKIKNERCTLFTNCCNHISDAIDGIYKQLARNEAAQAYLGPDNPEEPYLDGINYNCVAPGKRFQPMSNLSGGEKTIAALALLFAIHSFQPAPFFVLDEIDAALDNTNIGKVASYIREKCTNLQTIVISLKEEFYSHADILIGICPEPAECLVSQVLIYDLEQFQES, from the exons GTTGTGGCTTCCAATACGTATCTTCAAGAGCTAGAGCAGGTCGGTATCAATGTGAAGGCGAAAAATTTCTTAGTTTTCCAAGGAGCGGTAGAAAGCATAGCCATGAAAAACGCTAAGGAACGCACAGcactttttgaagaaataagtgGTTCTGGTTTGTTAAAGGAAGAGTACAACAAATTGAAGCATGAGATGCAGATGGCCGAAGAAGAAACACAGTTCACTTATCAGAAGAAAAAAGGTATCGCTGCTGAGAGAAAGGAAGCCAAGTTGGAAAAACAAGAAGCTGATCGCTATGCTCGATTGAGACAAGAGTTTGCTGAAAAACAAGTACAATATCAGCTGTACAGGCTATATCATAACGAGCAGGAAAAGAAACGTTTGAATGAAGATCTTCAAAGCAAACAACAGGAGCTTGCCTCGgttgaaaaaaagaaggaagaagCCGATGAAGTGCTTAAAGAGAAGAAAAAGGAAGCAGGCAAGATAGCCCGGGAGTTGGCCAAACATGAACAAGAAATTCGAGAAGTTGAAAGCGAAATGAGCAAGAAACATCCTATGTTTATAAAAGCTAAAGAAAAAGTTGCTCATACGCAAAAGAAACTGGATGCCGCTATGAAAACGTTGGAGCAAGCTCGCAAAGCTGACGAAGCACATCAGGCAGATATTAAAAAACTGGAAGATGAACTGGCTGCCGTCGAAAATAAGGTAAAGGCGTTTGAAGACGAAATCGCCGGTGACTCCAAAAAACGGGGAAGTAACATACATTTGGAGAAGAATTTAGTTATGGAATATGACCGTTTAAAACAAAAGGCTGACGCTACCTCgggaaaatatttgattaaactTGACTCAGTCAATCGTGAGCAAAAATCAGATCAGGACTTGTTGGATAGCGAGATTAACAAAAAAGCTCAAATTGaagaaaactacaaaaaatatgattgcGAGAAAAACGAAGCTGTTAAGCGCCAAGATAAACTGATTGATCACATAAAATCGAGTAAACTTGCACTGGAAGAACAAAACCGTCTTAAACAGGAACTTAGTCAAGATGTCGGCTCATCGAAGGAGCGTATCCTGGAGCTACAAACCGAGCTGGATGATGTACGTGAGCAGTTGGGTGACGCAAAGATAGATAAACATGAAGATGCGCGACGTAAAAAGAAACAGGAGGTTGTGGAATTGTTCAAGCAGGAAGTTCCAGGCGTTTACGATCGTATGATCAATATGTGTCAACCGACGCACAAACGTTACAACGTTGCCGTTACCAAAGTGCTTGGAAAGTACATGGAAGCCATCATAGTTGATACAGAGAAAACTGCTCGTCGTTGCATTCAAattctgaaagaaaaaatgttggACGTGGAAACCTTTTTGCCGCTGGATTACCTTCAGAAAAAACCTTTAAAGGAAAGACTTCG taATATTGAAGAACCACGTAATGTGAAGCTGATTTATGATGTGCTAAAATTCAACCCTCCGGAAATTGAACCAGCTGTCCTGTTTGCCACTAACAATGCTCTAGTTTGCGAAACACCCGACGACGCCATGAAAGTGGCTTATGAGATCGATCGCAGTCGTTACGATGCGTTGGCGTTGGATGGAACTTTCTATCAAAAGTCGGGTATCATTTCGGGTGGTAGTCACGATCTAGCCCGAAAAGCCAAACGATGGGATGAAAAGCATATGGCACAGCTTAAGGCTCAAAAGGAACGCATCATGGACGAGCTTAAAGAAGTCATGAAAAAAACCAGACGCCAAGGAGAGTTGACAACGGTTGAAAGCCAAATTCGTGGACTGGAGAATCGTCTCAAGTACAGTCAAAACGATCTAGATGCCTCGAAGAAAACCATCAAAGATTATGATAAAAAACTAGAACAGTTGCAGCGTGAATTAGACCAGGTCGGACCGAAAGTTAGTGAAATCGAGCGCCGCATGCAACAGCGAGATTTGAAAATCCaagaaataaaggaaaaaatgaataatgttGAAGATGACGTATATGCTGAATTCTGTACTCGTATCGGAGTTGCAAATATTCGTCAGTTTGAAGAACGTGAGCTGGTGTTGCAACAGGAGAGGGCCAAAAAGCGAGCAGAGTATGAACAACAAATTGATAGAATCAATAATAATTtggagtttgaaaaatctaagGATACTTCGA aaaatGTTCAACGTTGGGAAAGAGCTGTTCAGGATGACGAAGATTCATTGGAAACATTCAGGCAAACAGAAATTCGCCATAGACAAGAAATTGAAAAGGATAAAGAACGTATTGAACAAatgaaaacagataaaaatattaaaaaaggtgCCGTTGATCAAATGGAGGAGGAAATGGCGAAATGTCGACGAGATGTTCAACAGCAGGCAAAAGAACTTGCCGTTGTTAATCAACATGTTTCCACCATAGAATCCAAAATTGAGAGTATGAAAAACAAGCGCCACAATTTGTTGATGAGCTGCAAAATGGACGCAATTGAAATTCCAATGAAACGTGGTACTATGGACGATATAGCTCAACAGAATTCGGATAATCAATCAGAAACTACACCGCTAAGTACGATTTATGAACGAGAAAGCCGAATAGAAATCGATTACAGTTCACTTCCAAAAAATCTCACAAATCCTACCGAAGCcgatcaaataaaaaagattgGAGATGGTTTGGCTAAAGAATTGCAATCGAAGTTGGATACtctcgaaaaaattcaaactccTAACATGAAGGCAATGCAAAAGCTTGACCGAGTTACAGAAAAAATTCAAAGCACTAATGAAGAGTTTGAAGCTGCtcgtaagaaagccaaaaaagctaaaggtgctttcgagaaaataaaaaacgagcgTTGCACACTGTTTACCAATTGTTGTAATCACATTTCTGACGCGATAGATGGCATATATAAACAACTGGCTAGGAACGAAGCCGCTCAAGCCTACCTTGGTCCGGACAATCCTGAAGAGCCGTATTTAGATGGCATAAATTATAACTGTGTCGCGCCCGGTAAACGGTTTCAGCCGATGAGTAATTTAAGCGGTGGTGAAAAAACTATTGCCGCACTTGCTCTTCTATTTGCTATTCACAGTTTCCAACCTGCACCGTTCTTTGTATTGGATGAAATAGATGCTGCCCTGGATAATACCAATATTGGCAAGGTGGCTTCCTACATTCGAGAAAAATGCACTAATTTGCAGACAATTGTAATTTCACTGAAAGAAGAATTCTACAGCCACGCCGATATTTTAATCGGGATCTGCCCTGAACCAGCCGAGTGTTTGGTGTCCCAAGTATTAATCTACGATTTGGAGCAATTTCAAGAAAGTTAA
- the LOC129739668 gene encoding structural maintenance of chromosomes protein 1A isoform X2 — translation MVVASNTYLQELEQVGINVKAKNFLVFQGAVESIAMKNAKERTALFEEISGSGLLKEEYNKLKHEMQMAEEETQFTYQKKKGIAAERKEAKLEKQEADRYARLRQEFAEKQVQYQLYRLYHNEQEKKRLNEDLQSKQQELASVEKKKEEADEVLKEKKKEAGKIARELAKHEQEIREVESEMSKKHPMFIKAKEKVAHTQKKLDAAMKTLEQARKADEAHQADIKKLEDELAAVENKVKAFEDEIAGDSKKRGSNIHLEKNLVMEYDRLKQKADATSGKYLIKLDSVNREQKSDQDLLDSEINKKAQIEENYKKYDCEKNEAVKRQDKLIDHIKSSKLALEEQNRLKQELSQDVGSSKERILELQTELDDVREQLGDAKIDKHEDARRKKKQEVVELFKQEVPGVYDRMINMCQPTHKRYNVAVTKVLGKYMEAIIVDTEKTARRCIQILKEKMLDVETFLPLDYLQKKPLKERLRNIEEPRNVKLIYDVLKFNPPEIEPAVLFATNNALVCETPDDAMKVAYEIDRSRYDALALDGTFYQKSGIISGGSHDLARKAKRWDEKHMAQLKAQKERIMDELKEVMKKTRRQGELTTVESQIRGLENRLKYSQNDLDASKKTIKDYDKKLEQLQRELDQVGPKVSEIERRMQQRDLKIQEIKEKMNNVEDDVYAEFCTRIGVANIRQFEERELVLQQERAKKRAEYEQQIDRINNNLEFEKSKDTSKNVQRWERAVQDDEDSLETFRQTEIRHRQEIEKDKERIEQMKTDKNIKKGAVDQMEEEMAKCRRDVQQQAKELAVVNQHVSTIESKIESMKNKRHNLLMSCKMDAIEIPMKRGTMDDIAQQNSDNQSETTPLSTIYERESRIEIDYSSLPKNLTNPTEADQIKKIGDGLAKELQSKLDTLEKIQTPNMKAMQKLDRVTEKIQSTNEEFEAARKKAKKAKGAFEKIKNERCTLFTNCCNHISDAIDGIYKQLARNEAAQAYLGPDNPEEPYLDGINYNCVAPGKRFQPMSNLSGGEKTIAALALLFAIHSFQPAPFFVLDEIDAALDNTNIGKVASYIREKCTNLQTIVISLKEEFYSHADILIGICPEPAECLVSQVLIYDLEQFQES, via the exons GTTGTGGCTTCCAATACGTATCTTCAAGAGCTAGAGCAGGTCGGTATCAATGTGAAGGCGAAAAATTTCTTAGTTTTCCAAGGAGCGGTAGAAAGCATAGCCATGAAAAACGCTAAGGAACGCACAGcactttttgaagaaataagtgGTTCTGGTTTGTTAAAGGAAGAGTACAACAAATTGAAGCATGAGATGCAGATGGCCGAAGAAGAAACACAGTTCACTTATCAGAAGAAAAAAGGTATCGCTGCTGAGAGAAAGGAAGCCAAGTTGGAAAAACAAGAAGCTGATCGCTATGCTCGATTGAGACAAGAGTTTGCTGAAAAACAAGTACAATATCAGCTGTACAGGCTATATCATAACGAGCAGGAAAAGAAACGTTTGAATGAAGATCTTCAAAGCAAACAACAGGAGCTTGCCTCGgttgaaaaaaagaaggaagaagCCGATGAAGTGCTTAAAGAGAAGAAAAAGGAAGCAGGCAAGATAGCCCGGGAGTTGGCCAAACATGAACAAGAAATTCGAGAAGTTGAAAGCGAAATGAGCAAGAAACATCCTATGTTTATAAAAGCTAAAGAAAAAGTTGCTCATACGCAAAAGAAACTGGATGCCGCTATGAAAACGTTGGAGCAAGCTCGCAAAGCTGACGAAGCACATCAGGCAGATATTAAAAAACTGGAAGATGAACTGGCTGCCGTCGAAAATAAGGTAAAGGCGTTTGAAGACGAAATCGCCGGTGACTCCAAAAAACGGGGAAGTAACATACATTTGGAGAAGAATTTAGTTATGGAATATGACCGTTTAAAACAAAAGGCTGACGCTACCTCgggaaaatatttgattaaactTGACTCAGTCAATCGTGAGCAAAAATCAGATCAGGACTTGTTGGATAGCGAGATTAACAAAAAAGCTCAAATTGaagaaaactacaaaaaatatgattgcGAGAAAAACGAAGCTGTTAAGCGCCAAGATAAACTGATTGATCACATAAAATCGAGTAAACTTGCACTGGAAGAACAAAACCGTCTTAAACAGGAACTTAGTCAAGATGTCGGCTCATCGAAGGAGCGTATCCTGGAGCTACAAACCGAGCTGGATGATGTACGTGAGCAGTTGGGTGACGCAAAGATAGATAAACATGAAGATGCGCGACGTAAAAAGAAACAGGAGGTTGTGGAATTGTTCAAGCAGGAAGTTCCAGGCGTTTACGATCGTATGATCAATATGTGTCAACCGACGCACAAACGTTACAACGTTGCCGTTACCAAAGTGCTTGGAAAGTACATGGAAGCCATCATAGTTGATACAGAGAAAACTGCTCGTCGTTGCATTCAAattctgaaagaaaaaatgttggACGTGGAAACCTTTTTGCCGCTGGATTACCTTCAGAAAAAACCTTTAAAGGAAAGACTTCG taATATTGAAGAACCACGTAATGTGAAGCTGATTTATGATGTGCTAAAATTCAACCCTCCGGAAATTGAACCAGCTGTCCTGTTTGCCACTAACAATGCTCTAGTTTGCGAAACACCCGACGACGCCATGAAAGTGGCTTATGAGATCGATCGCAGTCGTTACGATGCGTTGGCGTTGGATGGAACTTTCTATCAAAAGTCGGGTATCATTTCGGGTGGTAGTCACGATCTAGCCCGAAAAGCCAAACGATGGGATGAAAAGCATATGGCACAGCTTAAGGCTCAAAAGGAACGCATCATGGACGAGCTTAAAGAAGTCATGAAAAAAACCAGACGCCAAGGAGAGTTGACAACGGTTGAAAGCCAAATTCGTGGACTGGAGAATCGTCTCAAGTACAGTCAAAACGATCTAGATGCCTCGAAGAAAACCATCAAAGATTATGATAAAAAACTAGAACAGTTGCAGCGTGAATTAGACCAGGTCGGACCGAAAGTTAGTGAAATCGAGCGCCGCATGCAACAGCGAGATTTGAAAATCCaagaaataaaggaaaaaatgaataatgttGAAGATGACGTATATGCTGAATTCTGTACTCGTATCGGAGTTGCAAATATTCGTCAGTTTGAAGAACGTGAGCTGGTGTTGCAACAGGAGAGGGCCAAAAAGCGAGCAGAGTATGAACAACAAATTGATAGAATCAATAATAATTtggagtttgaaaaatctaagGATACTTCGA aaaatGTTCAACGTTGGGAAAGAGCTGTTCAGGATGACGAAGATTCATTGGAAACATTCAGGCAAACAGAAATTCGCCATAGACAAGAAATTGAAAAGGATAAAGAACGTATTGAACAAatgaaaacagataaaaatattaaaaaaggtgCCGTTGATCAAATGGAGGAGGAAATGGCGAAATGTCGACGAGATGTTCAACAGCAGGCAAAAGAACTTGCCGTTGTTAATCAACATGTTTCCACCATAGAATCCAAAATTGAGAGTATGAAAAACAAGCGCCACAATTTGTTGATGAGCTGCAAAATGGACGCAATTGAAATTCCAATGAAACGTGGTACTATGGACGATATAGCTCAACAGAATTCGGATAATCAATCAGAAACTACACCGCTAAGTACGATTTATGAACGAGAAAGCCGAATAGAAATCGATTACAGTTCACTTCCAAAAAATCTCACAAATCCTACCGAAGCcgatcaaataaaaaagattgGAGATGGTTTGGCTAAAGAATTGCAATCGAAGTTGGATACtctcgaaaaaattcaaactccTAACATGAAGGCAATGCAAAAGCTTGACCGAGTTACAGAAAAAATTCAAAGCACTAATGAAGAGTTTGAAGCTGCtcgtaagaaagccaaaaaagctaaaggtgctttcgagaaaataaaaaacgagcgTTGCACACTGTTTACCAATTGTTGTAATCACATTTCTGACGCGATAGATGGCATATATAAACAACTGGCTAGGAACGAAGCCGCTCAAGCCTACCTTGGTCCGGACAATCCTGAAGAGCCGTATTTAGATGGCATAAATTATAACTGTGTCGCGCCCGGTAAACGGTTTCAGCCGATGAGTAATTTAAGCGGTGGTGAAAAAACTATTGCCGCACTTGCTCTTCTATTTGCTATTCACAGTTTCCAACCTGCACCGTTCTTTGTATTGGATGAAATAGATGCTGCCCTGGATAATACCAATATTGGCAAGGTGGCTTCCTACATTCGAGAAAAATGCACTAATTTGCAGACAATTGTAATTTCACTGAAAGAAGAATTCTACAGCCACGCCGATATTTTAATCGGGATCTGCCCTGAACCAGCCGAGTGTTTGGTGTCCCAAGTATTAATCTACGATTTGGAGCAATTTCAAGAAAGTTAA